Genomic DNA from Gemmatimonadota bacterium:
TCTCGGGTGAGGCCCGCGTTCTCGTGGCCACAGCGATCATCGAAAACGGCCTGGACGTGCCGACGGCCAACACGCTCATCGTCCACGGCGCAGACCAGTTCGGCCTGGCCCAGTTGTACCAGTTGCGCGGCCGCGTGGGCCGCTCGCACCACCGCGCCTACTGCTACCTGGTCGTGCCCGACGGGGTGAAAGAGGACGCCGAGCGCCGGCTCAGGATCCTGGAGCACTTCAGCGAGCTCGGCAGCGGCTACGCGATCGCCATGAAGGACCTGGAGCTGCGCGGTGGCGGCAACATCCTGGGCGCCGATCAGTCGGGCTTCGTGCACGCCGTGGGCCTGGAGACATACACGCGCCTGCTGGAGGACGCAGTGCGCCGGCTCCGGGACGACCCGGACCGCGCGCGGCACGCCGCGCCCGAGGTGACGCTCGAGGGTACCGCGCTGATACCGGACGGCTACATTGCCGACGCTTCCCAGAAGCTGCACGTGTACCGGCGTCTGTCACGGGCCGAGGAACCGGCGCAGATCGCCGCGCTGGCGGAGGAGCTGACCGATCGCTTCGGCGCGCCCCCGGCGCCGGTCGGCAGGCTGCTGCTGGCAGCGCGGCTCCGCCTGCTGGGCCAGCGCCTGGGCGTGGAGCGCATCCTGCTGCGCGAGCACGAGGCGCGGGTCAACTGGGCGGAAGCCGTGGTACCGCGCATGGCTGCGCTCCAGGGCGCGTTCCGGGACCGCCAGTTGGAGGTGGAGGTGCGCCGCGCCATGCCACTTTCTCTGGTGCTCCGACGTTACGGCACGGAGCCTCTGGCGGACACGCTCGCCGAGGCGCTCGAGTTGTTGTCCCCTCGCGCGGTGCAGGCCGCCTGAAGCGGCCGCTGGCGGGCTGGAACCTGATCCGCCCCCGGGGTACCTTCGTGCGCCCTGAAAAGGAAACGACGGAATGGAGCTTTACGGGATGAGGAGAATCGTCGCGACGACCGCGGTGCTGGCCGGAGCGGTCGCGATCTCGGCGTGCGAAGGCGTGGGTCAGGCCCTGTCCTCGCACACCGACGTGCTCGCCCGGGCGGGCGGCCACGAGTTCACGGTCCAGGAGGTGTCGCGCCTGCTGATCGACAATCCGCGCCTGCCAGCGCAGCCGGACGTGGTCGAGGCGCTGGCCAACGTGTGGATCGATTACACGCTGCTGGCCGGCCACGTTGCGCGTGACTCGACGCTGGAGAGCCTGGACCTGCGCGACGTAGTGCAGCCCGAGATCGACAACATCGTGGTGAGCAGGTACCGCGACGACGTGGTCGTGGTGGACACGATCCTCACCGAGGACGAGCTGCGCGCCCGCTTCGACCAGGACCAGCCGGGCCTGGAGGTGCGCGCGAGGCACGTGCTGCTGCAGGTCACGCCGGACGCGACACCCGAAGTGCGAGACAGCGTGCGCACGCTGATCGCGGACGTGCGCAGCCGCGCAGCCGCAGGCGACGACTTCGGCGCTCTGGCCGAGGAATACAGCCAGGACCCCGGCAGCGCGACGCGCGGCGGGGACCTGGGCTTCTTCCCGCGCGGGCAGATGGTGAGGCCGTTCGAGGAGGCCGCCTTTGCGCTCCAGCCGGGCGACGTCAGCGACGTGGTGGAAACCAGCTTCGGCTACCACGTCATCAAGGTAGAGGAGCGACGCGAGCCCAACTACGAGGAGCGCAAGGACGCGTTCGCCCAGTCGCTCAAGACGCAGCTCGTCTTCGAGGCCGAGCAGGCCTACGTGGACAGCCTGCTGGAGGCGCTGGAGATCGAGGTGCAACCGGAGGCTCCCGACGTCGTTCGTGAGTTGGCCAGGGACCGCGAGGCGGAGCTGGGCGCGCGGCGGCGGGGCCGGACGCTCGTCTCCTACCGCGACGGCCGTTACACGGTGGGCGACCTGGCCGATCTCCTCTACAGGGTCGCCCAGGCGCAACTGGCGCAGCTGGCCGCGGCCGGCGACGAGGAGGTCCAGGGCATCCTGGAGCAGCAGGCGCGCAACAAGATCCTGATCGAGTCCGCGCGCCGTGCCGGCCACACCGCCACCCAGGTGGAGCAGGACAGCGTGGTGGCGGCGGCGCGATCGATGCTGCGCGCCGCGACGACCGGGATGGGGCTGGCGGACCTCCAGCCCGTCGAGGGCGAGGACGAGCGGGCCATGATCGACCGGGTCGTGTTCGAGGCGCTGGTCGAGGCGGCCGCCGGTCGCCGCAACGTCCCGCCCCTGGGACCGCTCTCACACTTCCTGAGAGAGGGCGCCAACGCCCGCATCTTCATGCAGGCGGCCGAGGAGGTCATCCGCGTAACGAACGAGGGTCGCCGGGAGAACCTGCCCGAGCTGCCCGAAGGGCAGCCGGTGCCGACGCAGCCGGTCCCCGACGGCGAGCAGACCGAAGAGCAAGGCGGCTGACGGGCGAGCGGAACCGACCCGGAGTCCGAGCATACAATGCGGGGCCGGCGCGGATGCGTCGGCCCCGCGTTCATCCACACACGGCTTTGGCGCACCATGACAGCTCCCCAGCTCCCGCATTTTCCGCGCGCCGCGGCGCTCGCGCTCGCGACCGTGGCGCTGCTGCCACCCGCGAGAGCGGCCACGCAGGAGCCGGACCTACCCGCCCCGACCCAGCCTCAGGCGGCGCCGCAGTTGCTCGACGGCATAGCCGCCGTGGTGGGCGACAGCATCGTCCTGCGCAGCTACCTGGACGAGCAGTTGGTGGACCTGGCGCGCGCCGGGCAGCAACTACCGAACGACCCGGTCGCGCTGGCCGAGCTACGCGGCGAGATCCTGCGGGGATTGGTGGAGGAGCTCGTGATCGTGCAGGCCGCGCTCCAGGACTCGGTCATCGTTCCCGAAGAGGAAATCCAGGGCCGGGTCGATCAGGAGATCGAGCAGGTGGAGGCGCGCTACGCCAATGAAGGCGGCGCACCGGCCATGCAGGCAGCGCTGCAGCGGGAGGGGCTGACCCTGGCCGCGTATCGCAACATCCTTGCCGGCCGCCTGCGCAAGCGCGAGACGATCACCGCCTACATGCGCGAGATGCGGCAGAGTCGCGGCTACCCGCCGGTGACCGATCAGGACGTGCGCGACCTCTACGAAGAGCAGAAGGAGCGGCTGGGGCAGCGCCCGGCCACGGTCAGCTTCCGCCAGGTGGTGATCGCCCCGGAGCCGTCCGAAGAGGCCAAGGAAGCGGCGCTCGAGGAGATGCGCGGCATTCTCGACGAACTCGCCGAGGGCGCGGAGTTCGAGGCGCTCGCCCGGCGCCACTCCGACGACCCCGGCAGCCGCCAGTTGGGCGGCGACCTGGGCTGGTTCAGGCGCGGCATCATGGTCGACGAGTTCGACCGCGTGGTGTTCACCATGCGCGTCGGCCAGATCAGCCCCATCGTCGAGACCCCTTTCGGCTTCCACGTGATCAAGCTCGAGAAGACCAAGGGGCCCGAGCGCCAGGCGAGCCACATACTGGTGACGCCGGAGATCACCGACGCCGATCGCGAGCGCGCGCGGGCGCGGGCCGACTCGGTAGCCGCGGCGCTGCGCGACGGCGCCTCCATCGAGGACATGATCGAGGAGTACCACGACGAGGGTACCGGCGAGCAGTCGCGCGTCGGCCCCTTCCCGCGCGACCTCCTGCAGCAGCGTCAGCCCGCGTACGCCGCGGCGCTGGAAACGGGGCAGGTGGGCGACGTGGCGGGTCCGCTCGAATTGCCGGGTCCGCCCGACGTGAAGTTCGCGGTCGTGTTGCTCACGGAAGTCGCCGCGGCCGGCGAGTTCTCGTTCGATGAGGCCGAGGCCACGCTGCGGCAGCAGCTCCAGGACCAGCGCCTGTATCAAGAGGTGGTGGGGGAGCTGAGCAGTCGCATGTACGTGGACGTCCGGCTCTGACCGCAGCCGCGGAGCCCGCGTCCCGACCCCGGCTGGCGCTGACGCTTGGGGACCCGCGCGGGATCGGGCCCGAGGTCGCCGCCGCCGGCGTCCGCGAGCACGCCGGCCGCGCGTCCTTCCTCGTCTTCGGACCCGCCGGCGCGGACGTCGACCTCGGCGAAGCGGAGTTCCGCCAGGTCGGAGCCTGGACCCCCGGCGCGGGCGACGCGCTGGCGGGGCGGCTCGCCGGGGACGCCATCCGCGCGGCGGTGGACGCCGCGCTGGCCGGCCAGGTGGACGCCCTCGTCACCGCTCCCATCGACAAGCACGCGCTGCAGCGCGGCGGGTACGCCTTCCCCGGACACACCGAGTTGCTGCGGCACCTCACCGCCTCCGGGGCGGTCGCCATGATGATGGCCGCCGAGCGAACGCGCCTGGGCGGTCCCCTGAGGGTGGTCCTGGCCACCACCCATTTGCCTCTCGCGGCCGTACCGGCCGCCGTTACCCGAGATCTGCTGGTGGAGCAGGGACTGTTGGGTGCGGCCGGCCTGCGCGCCGGCTGGGGAATCGCCGAGCCGCGCGTGGCGCTGTGCGCGCTCAACCCGCACGCCTCCGACGGCGGCCTGTTCGGCACCGAGGAGGCCGACGTGCTGGCGCCGGCGGTGCAGGGCCTGCGCCACGCCGGCGTGGACGCGTCCGGGCCGTTCCCGGCGGACACGGTCTTCACGCGCGCGCTGCGAGGTGAGTTCGACGCGGTGATCGCGCCGTACCACGACGTCGGCATGGCTGCGTTCAAGACGGCGGCGTTCGGAACGGGCGTAAACGTGACCCTCGGACTGCCCTTCCCGCGCACGTCCCCGGACCACGGGACCGCTATGGACATTGCCGGAAGGGGGGTCGCGGACCCAACTTCCATGAACGAGGCGATCGGCCTCGCGGCCCACTTGGCGATGCGGGGATGGGGGTAGGGGGCGAACCCGAATGATCCGGTTCGAAAACGTAGTCAAGCGGTACGCCCGGGCGACCGCGCTGGACGGCGTGAGCTTCCAGCTCGGCAAGGGCGGCTTCTGCTTCCTGACGGGCCACAGCGGCGCGGGGAAATCCACCGTGCTGCGTCTCCTGCACATGGCCGAGCGGCCCACCTCCGGCGAGGTCCGCGTGAGCGGCTACTCCGGGTCCAAGGTCCGACGCCGCGACATTGCCAGGCTGCGCCGCAAGATCGGCTACGTGTTCCAGGACTTCCGGCTACTCCAGGACCGCACCGCCGCGGAGAACGTGGGCTTCGCGCTGGAGGTCACCGGCGCGCGGCGCGCGGAGGTGAGAACCCGGGTCGCCCGCCTGCTGAGCCAGGTCGGCCTGTCCACGAAGTCGGGGGCGCTGCCCAGCCAGCTGTCCGGAGGCGAGCAACAACGCGTGGCGATCGCGCGCGCTCTCGCAAACGATCCGCTGGTGCTGCTGGCTGATGAGCCGACCGGCAACCTGGACGAGCGCGCCACGCGCGGCGTGTACGATCTCTTCTCCGAGATCAACACCGCGGGGACGGCGGTGGTGTTCGCCACCCACGACCTGGAGCTGGTGCGCCGCGCGGCCTTCGCGCGCGTCCTCGAGCTGGACCACGGCAAGATCGTTTTCGACTCGGCCGAGCGAGGCGCAGCGTGAATCACGCCCTGCGCGAAGCGCTCGCGGCTTTCCGGCGCGCGCCGCTCCTCACCGCCCTCTCTGCCGCCATGATCGGCCTGTCGCTGCTGGTCGTGGGCCTCTTCGGCGTCGCGACGTGGAACGTCAACCGCGTGCTGGACGAGGTGGAGTCGCGGGTGGAAATCGTTGCCTACCTGCGCGACTCGGCCAGCCCCGATCAGGTCACCGAGCTGCAGGCCGCGCTCGTGGAGCGACCCGACGTGGACCAGGTCTTCTACGTCACGCGCGAGCAGGCGCTCGACAACGCGCGCCGCGACATGGCCGAGTTCGACTCGATCTTTTCCTCGCTGGAGGTCAACCCGCTGCCGGCGTCGCTCGAGATACGGATGTTGGCACGTTATCGGGACGCCGCCGGGGTGCGCGCGGTCGCGGCGGCGGCCAGTGAGATGCCGATCGTGGAGGACGTCCGCTTCGGCGCCGACTGGCTGGACAAGGTCTTTCTGCTGCGCAAGGTGGCGGGCGCCGCCAGCGTGGTTCTCGGGGCGACGTTCGGACTGGTGGCGGCGCTCATCATCGGCGCCGCGGTGCGCATTTCCATCTTCGCCCGCAAGGAGGAGATCGAGATCATGCACCTGGTGGGCGCGGGCGACGCCTTCATCCGCGGCCCGTTCCTGCTGGAGGGGCTGTTCACGGGGGTGCTCGGAGGCGCCGCCGCGCTGAGCGCCACCTACCTGGTGTTCCGCGTCCTGTCGGGCCGCGTAGTGCACCTGGCGTGGATGCCGGCCCAGTGGGTGGGGCTGGGGCTGCTGGCGGGAGCGCTGCTCGGGATGCTGGCCAGCGCGTTCGCCGTGCGGCGCTACCTGCGCACGACGTGAGGACGCTCGCCGCGCTGGCGATCGGCGCGCTTCTGACCGCCTCGGCCGCGCCGGCGACCGCGCAGGTCACGCGCGAGATCCAGGAGAGCCGGCAGCGGCTCGAGCAAATCCGCGCCGAGCGGGAACGGCTGCAGACGGAGATGCGGCAGCTCAGCAACCAGGTGCAGAGCGCCACCCGCAGGGTCACCAACCTGGAGGGCCAGGTGGACGCCAGCGTCGCCGCGCTGCGCGAGATGGACTTCCAGACCGCCGCCCTCGCCACGAGCTCAGAGGAGATCTCCGGCGCTCTGACCCGCACCCGCGACCAGTTGCGCGAGCGCAAGGCGGTGCTGAACCGGCGACTGCGCGAGATCTACAAGCGCGGGCCGATGCACACCGTGCGAGTGCTGCTTGGCGCGCAGAGCTTCGCCGACGTCCTGACGCGCTACAAGTACCTCCAGCAGATCGCGCTCGCGGAGCAACTCCTGGTGAGCGAGGTGAGCTCGCTCGAAGGCGACCTCGTGGCGCAGGAACGCGACCTGGGGCTGGGCCTGCGCGAGCTGGAGCGCCTGCGCTCGGAGAAGATCGCCGAGGTGGCGCGCCTGGAGCGCCTCGAGGGCCAGGCGCAGAACGCGTTGCGCGGGGCGAGGCGGCGGGAGGCGGACACGCGGTCCCGGCTCGGGGAGCTGGAAGCCGACGAGCGGCAGCTCGCCGGCGCCATCGCGGAACTGGAGCGGCGCCGGCTCGAGGAGGAGCGCAGCCGCGTGATCGCGGGCGGCGCGCCCACCGGCGGCGGAGCGCTCGACATGGCCGACCTGGGTTCGCTGGACTGGCCGGTCGACGGTCGGCTGGCATACCGCTTCGGGCCGGAACGGCGCGCCAACGGCGTGGTGCTGCGCTGGAACGGCGTGGGCATAGGCGCGGCCGCGGGTACGCCGGTTCGCGCGGTGGAAGAGGGCAGGATAGTGCACGCCGGCCAGTTCGAGGGCTACGGCCCATCGGTGTGGGTCAGCCACGGCGCCGGGTACTACACGCTCTACCTGTATCTGCGATCGATGGCGGTGGGAGTCGGCGACTCGGTGACCAAGGGACAGGTGCTGGGCACGGTTGGCGGTGAGGGAACGCCCGAGGGCGCCCACATCGAGTTCCAGGTACGCGTTCCGGTGCGCGGCGGCGTACCGGAGGCCGTGGACCCGCTCACGTGGCTGCGCGCGCGCCGGTGAGCGCGGACCGGTCCCTGCCCCCGGTCGTAGGTCACGAGCAGGCGCGCGCCGCGCTCGCGCGAGCCGCGTCCGAAGGACGCCTGCCGCAGTCCCTTCTGTTCCACGGCCCGCGCGGGGTAGGCAAGCAGCGCGTCGCGCTCTGGCTGGGCCAGCTCCAGGTGTGTGAGGCGCCCACCCCGGACGGTCCCTGCGGGACGTGCCGCGGCTGCACCCTGGCGCTCCGCTTGGAGCACCCCGACGTGCACTGGTTCTTTCCCCTCGCGCGGCCGCGCGGCGCCTCCGGCAATCGCCTGACGTCCGCGCTGGAGGACGCGCGTGCCGAGAGGCTGGAGCAGATCCGTACGGCGCCGCTCGCCCTGCGGGACGACGGCGAGGTGAGGGGCATCTACCTGGCGCAGGTGCAGTCCATGCGCAGGACGATTACGCCCCGCCCGGCGATGGCGCGCCGTCGAGTTCTGATCGTCGGGGAGGCACAGGCGATGGTCCCCCAGGAGGCCAGCCCCGAGGCCGCCAACGCGTTCCTCAAGCTGCTGGAGGAGCCGCCACCGGACACCCACGTGGTGATCACCTCGCCGGTCCCGGACGCCCTCCTGCCCACCATCCGCTCGCGCGTGGTGGCGGTGCGCCTCGGGCCGATCCCTGCGCACGATGTGGCGGGGTTCCTCGCCGAGCACGCGGGCGTGGACGACGGGCGGGCCCAGGTGCTGGCCGCGCTCGCCGATGGCTCGATCGGCAAGGCGCTCCGGCTGCTGGCGGAATCCGAGGAGGACTCGGGTCCCAGGCTCAAGGCCGCCCGGCTGATGGACGCCGCGCTGGCCGACGACGAGACGCCGCGCTACGCCATGGCGCTGGCCATGCCGGTGGCCGGATCGCGCGGCGAGTTCGTGGAGACGCTCGAGCTGCTCGCCGGCTGGTTCCGCGACGTGGCGGCGCACGAGGCGGCGGGCGCGGGCGCGGTCATCAACGCCGACCGCGTGGATCTGGTGGAGGGCTGGTCCGCGCGCGCGCCGCGGGCCGCGGAGCGGTCGGCGGACGCGCTGGACGCGATCGACCGCGCGCTCGAGGCGGCGCGCCGCAACGCGGATCCGCAGCTTGTCACCCTGGAGCTTCTGACGGACCTGCGGCGCACCGCGCGGTAGGCCGCCCCCAGCGCGAGAGCGTGCCGGCGCGGAAGTCCCGTGTGCACCGCGCCACACCCGCGGGATGCAGCGCGCACCGAATGCCTACGGGACTTCTGCAACGGTACACTAGCCGCCCCCTTGTCTACGCCGCTCTACTGCGTACGACCGTTCGCGGCTAGATTTTCCGGGTGTCTGCTCCCGAGTCCCGCTCTCCCCGCATGATCGACGTAGGCGACAAGGACGTCACGCAACGCGTGGCCGTCGCCGAGGGCGCGCTGCGCATGGACGCGGCGACGCTGGGCGCCATCGTGCGCGGAGAAGCGCCCAAGGGCGATCCGCTTCCGGTCGCGCGCATCGCCGGCATCCAGGGCGCCAAGCGCACCCCGGAGCTGATCCCGCTGTGCCACCCCCTGCCGCTCACGGGCGCCGACGTTGAGCTGCACATAGACGAGTCGCTGCCGGGCGTGCGCGCGCGCGCGACGGTCAAGACTCGCGCCCGCACGGGGGTGGAGATGGAGGCGCTGGCGGCGGTCACCACGGCGCTCCTCACGGTCTACGACATGGCGAAGGCGCTGGACCGCGGCATGCGCCTGGAAGACGTGCGCGTCGTGCGCAAAGAGGGAGGCAGGTCGGGCACCTGGACCGAAGAGGCGTCATCGTGAGCGGGGTTCCCGGCTGGCCCGACTTCGTGGAGCGCCGGGCCCGCCCGCCCGCGCGCGCCGCGCCGCCGGCCCCGCGACCCTCGTTGCTGCGCCGGAGCTCGGTGATGGTGGCCGCGGTGGCGCTGGTGGGACTCGCCAGCCTCGGCGGGGGAGCCGACACCGCCACCACGGAGCGCGCCGCCCGCGACCGGGCCGCCGAGCAGCGGGCCCAGATACTGCGCGAGGCGGGCGCCGGAGAGCGCGCGGTGCTGGAGGACCGCATCACCCGGCTGGACCGCGTCATCACCTATTCAGCGCGCTTCGGCGTGCCCGCCGACCTCGCAGCCGAGATCTACGACGCGGCGGTGGGTGAGGGCGTCGACCCCGCGCTCGCGTTCGCGCTGGTGCGCGTGGAGAGCAGCTTCAGACGCCGGGTGGTAAGCAATCGCGGAGCGGTGGGCCTGACCCAGGTCCTGCCGAGCACCGCGTTCTGGCTGGAGCCGGACCTGGAGCGGCGCGACCTGTTCCGCGAGCGCACCAACCTGCGCGTCGGTTTCCGCTATCTGCGGTCGCTCATCGAGCGCTACGACGGCGACAGGCGCACCGCGCTGCTGGCTTACAACAGGGGGCCGACCCGGGTCGACTCGCTGCGCAGGCACGGCGTCGATCCGGCCAACGGCTACGCGGACGCGGTCATACGCCTCGCGGTGCCCTAGTGTACCGTTGCACACTAGACTCCCGGGCGCGCACTCCGCGAGTCGTCCCGCTCAGTCGGACACCCGCAGGTAGTTGCCCAGGACCCGGTTGAGCGACTGGAGCAGCGCCATGGCCGCCGCGCGCGCCGGGTCGGAGCCGCGCAGCACGGCGCCCACCAGGGAGTTGCCTCCGGGGCCTGAATCGGTGGCCACGGCGACGACGATCAGGGTGTGGTCGAAGGCCCGCACCTCCTTGGCGCCGACCACCCGGGCGCGCAGCTCCTGGGCGGTCTTCGTCACCGCGTCCAGCGCCGCCATGGCCGAGGTCCGGAGCTCGATAACGTAGCCCGACTCGTCAATCGACTCGCCCGAATATGACTCCCCCTTCCACTCGAGCTCCACGCGGATGCGCACCCGCCCGTCGCGTTCGGGGGTGCGCACGACGGACATCAGCCGGACCCGCTTCTGGTCCGTCGGGCCGGACGATTCCTTCTTGGGCATCATCCTCCGTCCTACCCGTGGTAGTTGGGCGCTTCGCGGGTGATCACCACGTCGTGCGGGTGCGACTCCCGAAGTCCGCCGGCGGTGATGCGGACGTAGCGAGCGCTCGTGCGCAACTCGTCGATGTCGGCGCAGCCGCAGTATCCCATGCCGCTGCGCAGGCCGCCGACGAGCTGATACACGACGTCGGCCATGGGACCCTTGTAGGGCACGCGCCCCTCGATGCCCTCCGGCACGAACTTGCGGGCCGGGCTGGAGGCGTCCTGGAAGTAGCGGTCGGCGGAGCCCTCCTCCATGGCGGAAAGCGAGCCCATGCCGCGCACGATCTTGAAGCGGCGGCCCTCGAGCAGGAAGCTCTCGCCGGGGCTCTCCTCGGTGCCCGCGAGCAGCGACCCCATCATCACCGCGTGGGCGCCGGCCGCCAGCGCCTTCACTATGTCGCCCGAGTACTTGATGCCGCCGTCGGCGATGACGGGCACCTCCGCGTCGGCGCCGCGCACGGCCTCGGAGACGGCCGTGAACTGCGGCACGCCGACCCCCGTCACGACGCGCGTGGTGCAGATGCTGCCGGGGCCGATGCCCACCTTGACGGCGTCGACGCCGCGCTCCACCAGCGCCCGCGCCCCATCTGCCGTGCCCACGTTGCCGGCGATGATCTGCGTGTCCGGGAAACGCTCGCGCGCCTTCTCGAGCGCCCGCAGGACGCCGTCGGAGTGGCCGTGCGCGGTGTCGATCACGAGCGCGTCAACGCTCGCCTCCACCAGCGCCGCGGCGCGCTCCAGGTCGGCGTCGGAGGCGCCGATCGCGGCGCCCGCGCGCAGGCGCCCGTGGTCGTCCTTGCAGGCGTTGGGGAATTGGCGGCGCTTGAAGATGTCCTTGACGGTGATCAGCCCGCGCAGCTTCCCCTCCCCATCCACCACCGGGAGCTTCTCGATGCGGTGCTCGTGCAGGATCCGCTCTGCCTCCTCCAGCGACGTGCCCACGGGGGCCGTGACGAGCCCCTCCGAGGTCATTACCTCGCTGATGGGGCGGTCGTCGGTCGCCTCGAACTGGAGGTCACGGTTGGTGAGGATGCCGACGAGCGTGCCGTCCCCGTCGATGATCGGCACGCCGCTGATGGAGAAGCGCGTCATCATGGTCGCCGCTTCGGCCAGGGTCGCGCCCTTGGTCAGCGTGATGGGGTCCATGATCATGCCGCTCTCGGAGCGCTTGACGCGGTCCACCTCGGACGCCTGCAGCTCCACCGACATGTTCTTGTGTACGATGCCCAGCCCACCCTCCCGCGCCATGGCGATCGCCATGCCGGACTCGGTCACCGTATCCATGGCGGCCGATACGAGCGGGATCGGCAGCTCGATCGCGCGCGTGAGGCGGGTGCGCACCGAGGTCGCCGTGGGATGCACGGTCGAGTGCGCGGGCACCAGAAGAATGTCGTCGAACGTGAGCGCCTCGCCCTGATCGCGCTCGTCGGGTCGATTGTCAGCCATGCGCTTCCCGCCGGGATACAAGACGCCCGCGGCGGATTCTCCCACGTGGGTTCATCCTCACCGCGGGCGATTGCGGCCCCGATCGGTCGTCCGGCGGCCGGAGTGCACCGCCCCCGCCCGGCTCGGGTGCCGGCAAGCTACCCGGGCCCCGGGGGGGAGTCAAGCGGGCTGCGGCCCGTCGTCCTCGGAGTCCGCGAGCACCGGTCCGGTGGCCTGCTCGGAGTCGGATTCGTCCCCCTCGTCCACCGCCGAGCCGGCGGCGTCGCGCACCGGCTGAGGCCCCGTGGCCGGCGTACTCAGGCCCTCGCCGATCCCCTCCACCAGGCCCCGGCCCACCGACGACACCTCGTCCAGGACCTTCCCCGCCGCTCCGAACACCTTCATGGTGCCGCTCATGACGCTGGGCACCACCGAGCGGGCGCGCATGCGGTCCTCCAGGCGCTCCGCGAAGCTCTGCAGCCCGGAGGGCGCCGCGGACGGC
This window encodes:
- the guaB gene encoding IMP dehydrogenase, which codes for MADNRPDERDQGEALTFDDILLVPAHSTVHPTATSVRTRLTRAIELPIPLVSAAMDTVTESGMAIAMAREGGLGIVHKNMSVELQASEVDRVKRSESGMIMDPITLTKGATLAEAATMMTRFSISGVPIIDGDGTLVGILTNRDLQFEATDDRPISEVMTSEGLVTAPVGTSLEEAERILHEHRIEKLPVVDGEGKLRGLITVKDIFKRRQFPNACKDDHGRLRAGAAIGASDADLERAAALVEASVDALVIDTAHGHSDGVLRALEKARERFPDTQIIAGNVGTADGARALVERGVDAVKVGIGPGSICTTRVVTGVGVPQFTAVSEAVRGADAEVPVIADGGIKYSGDIVKALAAGAHAVMMGSLLAGTEESPGESFLLEGRRFKIVRGMGSLSAMEEGSADRYFQDASSPARKFVPEGIEGRVPYKGPMADVVYQLVGGLRSGMGYCGCADIDELRTSARYVRITAGGLRESHPHDVVITREAPNYHG